Proteins from a single region of Eremothecium gossypii ATCC 10895 chromosome VI, complete sequence:
- the KXD1 gene encoding Kxd1p (Syntenic homolog of Saccharomyces cerevisiae YGL079W (KXD1)): MSDDVDSETRSRTPSISSRQFIIPEDELATLDSENSSLDSGGEEASSGGSDAYSAAGGSTPVFSRLGQHPSTFFTGSQVAPIFDTSLYLFESLTQSLDSVDFSEALSLQTKTSATINSKSRELQLLVGEVQTHLRRLQTAFEQGQHTAQRVRHNLRDITRGVESLKQTFARSYPIEYHQALERAYERRAE; this comes from the coding sequence ATGTCCGACGATGTAGACTCCGAGACCCGTTCAAGAACACCATCCATAAGCTCCAGGCAGTTCATCATCCCCGAGGACGAACTGGCGACGCTGGACTCGGAGAATTCCAGTTTGGACAGCGGGGGTGAGGAGGCCAGCAGTGGCGGCAGCGATGCGTATAGCGCAGCGGGCGGCAGCACGCCCGTGTTCTCGCGGCTGGGGCAACACCCCAGCACGTTCTTCACGGGTTCGCAGGTGGCGCCGATCTTCGACACGAGTCTGTACCTGTTCGAGTCGCTCACGCAGTCGCTGGACAGCGTGGACTTCTCCGAGGCGCTGTCGTTGCAGACCAAGACGTCGGCGACGATCAACTCCAAGAGCCgggagctgcagctgctggtgggCGAGGTCCAGACGCAtctgcggcggctgcagaCAGCGTTCGAGCAGGGCCAGCACACGGCGCAGCGCGTGCGGCACAACCTGCGGGACATCACGCGGGGCGTGGAGAGCCTGAAGCAGACGTTTGCGCGCAGCTATCCGATTGAGTACCATcaggcgctggagcggGCGTACGAGCGGCGCGCAGAATGA
- the APL5 gene encoding Apl5p (Syntenic homolog of Saccharomyces cerevisiae YPL195W (APL5)), with translation MSSLYAPTDEVKRRLRPFGLFFEKSLKDLIKGIRSQQSPEQLHEFLTRVLSECREEVKHADFNMKTNAVLKLTYLEMYGFDMSWANFHVLEVMSSTRFQQKRVGYLAASQSFYKDHDILMLATNLLRKDLKYSLSNETVRMGVALSGLSAMVTPELARDICEDLFLMLHSTKPYIRKKAVTALFKVFLQYPEGLRDNFEKFVDRLEDDDLSVVSATVSVICELSKHNPQPFIQLSPILYQMLIKVDNNWVIIRLLKLFTNLAQIEPKLRVKILPNVLELMDSTTAISVVYESINCIVKGNMLNSDDYDSAVACLDKLHDFCTSNDPNLRYLSCVLFYKIGKINTDFIANFDVLILRLLVDVDVSIRSKTLELLEGIVTEDNLVDFVQRLLKQFVDVDKICVNDQEFSIDIPEYYKSKMIHAICKITAMKNYANVTDFEWYIALLSDLCIVSQDLQDKTLAQKLGEQIRNIMVKVPDLRDRTLAQIVQLVKSEDITARLPGVLKECIWCLGEYSSLLDNKDEYILLLAENSKLYEPELQQTLIPAILKIYSNWCNESVVDTGRIKWVTERIITPLEDLIISKNFEVQERSSEALEFLRLCLDSLSEDASDSLPLLLTEVLPSFFNAFELQPITSGTQRKLQQSISVDCDTPFLTESELEQLLADDTSVDGIVSPDVSDTESDSEMYVPGAAPKDKGSSPTHELTTAELEAINERRKQERVGNPFYLDDADVGSVKKVDILDNLSNSKPSSSGSLVRLSSESKAKEKKKKVKVRVISDAVIVDGVNTADVTDDRPSNTPSARNKIALQLKNKLDSFDFTKPRDEGDYDPDVDLQKLREKFAQQRLLDESAAAEEEVVVVKKKKRSKDGSKSSKKKSRSKSKPSSKGGDTAEAELLPGLTTE, from the coding sequence ATGTCTTCACTGTATGCGCCGACGGACGAGGTGAAGCGGCGGTTGCGGCCATTCGGACTGTTCTTCGAAAAGTCGTTGAAGGATCTCATAAAGGGGATCCGGTCGCAGCAGTCGCCGGAACAGCTGCATGAGTTCTTGACGAGGGTGCTCAGCGAGTGCCGGGAGGAGGTGAAGCATGCGGACTTTAATATGAAGACGAACGCAGTGCTGAAGCTGACGTACCTGGAGATGTACGGCTTCGACATGTCATGGGCAAACTTCCATGTGCTGGAGGTGATGAGCAGCACGCGGTTCCAGCAGAAGCGGGTGGGGTACCTGGCTGCGTCGCAGAGCTTCTACAAGGACCACGACATTCTGATGCTGGCGACGAACCTGCTGCGCAAGGACCTGAAGTACAGTCTGAGCAACGAGACGGTGCGGATGGGCGTGGCGCTGAGCGGGTTGTCGGCGATGGTGACGCCGGAGCTGGCGCGAGACATCTGCGAGGACCTGTTCCTGATGCTGCACAGCACGAAACCGTACATCCGGAAGAAGGCGGTGACGGCGCTGTTCAAAGTGTTTCTGCAGTACCCCGAGGGGCTGCGGGACAACTTCGAGAAGTTTGTGGACAGGCTGGAAGACGACGACCTGTCGGTGGTGAGCGCGACGGTGAGCGTGATCTGCGAGCTGTCGAAGCACAACCCGCAGCCGTTCATCCAGCTCTCGCCGATCCTGTACCAGATGTTGATCAAGGTGGACAACAACTGGGTGATCATTCGGCTGCTAAAGCTGTTCACGAACCTGGCGCAGATCGAGCCGAAGCTGCGCGTGAAGATCCTGCCCAATGTGCTGGAGTTGATGGACAGCACGACGGCGATATCGGTTGTGTACGAGTCGATCAACTGCATTGTAAAGGGGAACATGCTGAATTCGGACGATTACGACAGCGCGGTGGCTTGTCTGGATAAGCTGCACGACTTCTGCACATCGAATGACCCGAACTTACGATACCTGAGCTGTGTGCTGTTCTACAAGATTGGAAAGATCAACACAGACTTCATTGCAAACTTTGACGTGTTGATTCTGCGGTTGCTGGTAGATGTGGACGTGTCCATCAGGAGCAAGACGCTCGAGTTGCTCGAAGGCATTGTTACTGAGGACAACCTCGTCGACTTTGTGCAGCGGCTGTTGAAGCAGTTTGTGGATGTGGATAAAATATGTGTCAATGACCAGGAGTTCAGCATCGATATCCCCGAATACTACAAGAGCAAGATGATACACGCCATCTGCAAGATCACGGCAATGAAAAACTACGCAAACGTTACAGACTTTGAGTGGTACATCGCCCTGCTTTCGGATCTCTGCATAGTCTCCCAGGACCTGCAAGACAAGACCCTCGCGCAGAAACTGGGTGAGCAAATTAGAAACATCATGGTGAAGGTTCCTGACCTGCGGGATCGCACTTTGGCGCAGATTGTGCAGCTGGTGAAGAGCGAGGACATCACGGCCCGGCTGCCCGGTGTTCTGAAGGAGTGCATCTGGTGCCTGGGCGAGTATTCGTCGTTGCTCGACAATAAGGATGAGTATATTCTGCTATTGGCAGAAAATTCGAAATTATATGAGCCTGAACTACAGCAAACTTTGATCCCTGCCATTTTGAAGATTTATAGCAATTGGTGTAACGAGTCGGTGGTCGACACGGGTCGTATTAAATGGGTTACCGAGCGGATAATCACCCCACTAGAAGATCTAATAATCTCGAAGAACTTCGAAGTCCAGGAGCGGTCTTCCGAGGCTCTCGAATTTCTACGCTTGTGTCTGGACTCACTCTCCGAAGATGCGTCTGATTCGCTACCGCTGCTACTTACAGAAGTCCTGCCCAGCTTCTTCAACGCCTTTGAGTTACAGCCCATTACCTCGGGCACTCAGAGAAAGCTACAACAGAGCATTAGTGTCGATTGCGACACGCCCTTTCTCACAGAAAGCGAGCTCGAGCAACTACTAGCTGATGACACATCTGTGGATGGCATTGTCTCGCCGGATGTGTCGGATACCGAGTCCGACTCCGAGATGTACGTGCCGGGAGCTGCGCCAAAAGACAAAGGGTCTTCGCCCACACACGAGCTAACCACCGCCGAATTGGAGGCTATCAATGAGCGTAGGAAGCAGGAACGCGTTGGTAACCCCTTCTATCTTGACGATGCCGACGTAGGATCAGTCAAAAAGGTCGACATTTTGGACAATTTAAGCAACAGCAAACcctccagcagcggcagcctCGTCAGGCTATCTTCCGAAAGTAAAGCCAAAGAAAAGAAGAAAAAGGTCAAGGTGCGGGTGATTTCTGACGCTGTAATCGTTGACGGCGTCAATACTGCAGATGTCACCGATGACCGGCCAAGCAATACCCCTTCTGCCCGCAACAAGATTGCTTTACAATTAAAGAACAAATTGGACTCATTTGATTTCACAAAGCCTAGGGATGAGGGCGACTACGACCCTGATGTTGATCTACAAAAGTTGAGAGAGAAGTTTGCACAACAGCGCTTATTAGATGAGTCTGCTGCCGCCGAAGAGGAGGTTGTGGTCGTCAAAAAGAAGAAGCGCTCGAAGGATGGCTCTAAAAGTAGCAAGAAAAAGTCCAGATCCAAATCCAAGCCCAGCTCGAAGGGCGGAGATACTGCTGAAGCAGAGCTACTGCCAGGTCTAACTACTGAATAA
- the DDC1 gene encoding Ddc1p (Syntenic homolog of Saccharomyces cerevisiae YPL194W (DDC1)), whose product MSFRAVITSSEHQAVWSRLILTLSTINQDIKFTIMSNELILWSMNSTDTTMYQVRLKASFFSEFSFDPGNIVFGEEGLQVIEDLQKQQHTLYSFVINGRHLSILSRKPEYDNIKEFSLSIDNSTAAPEAIINRLHIRVYTESLITKEFSPAFNPVKYDPIVIDLKYKKKFLDVYGTEESVNGEQADPRLLDFFRQVRKQLEEAKFNEGIIDAPRPAELRSEHEINFLSMDSLIWRNAIDLCTNNTEELKLDLTMNKMVITAFTKGVQNMKSSDVLKQAISISNSVSTEDVEHYCLFTTSGNPGMSKKDADSKQAVFKLRDFRNFFSANQAWKENATVNCWFCSPGDPILFEIDRGHVKLSLVQITDTAGKAVGAAPDLAIHPVLVSPRKPVSPLRAACTNTNAASNALHGVQLDAANMDAIKTLFVQDVEIGVSAAAMAHSPANRCTDENLRSMCSISQQGQHSCDGSPATNLRRVSRAGTTIAWGAGKDHVMCPDSDYGVAQDVNQLKRRKVGELAHASQSPESQDYGLGPTQQYQPKGIFD is encoded by the coding sequence ATGTCTTTCAGGGCAGTTATCACGTCGAGCGAGCACCAGGCCGTCTGGTCGCGGCTCATTCTGACGCTCTCGACCATTAACCAGGATATCAAGTTTACGATTATGTCCAATGAGCTGATTCTATGGTCCATGAATTCCACAGACACTACGATGTACCAGGTACGACTTAAAGCTAGCTTCTTCAGCGAATTTAGCTTTGATCCAGGGAACATCGTTTTTGGAGAGGAGGGCCTACAGGTGATCGAAGATCTCCAGAAACAACAGCACACACTGTACTCTTTCGTAATTAACGGCCGTCACCTTTCCATCCTGTCGCGGAAGCCGGAGTACGACAACATTAAAGAGTTTTCTCTCTCCATTGACAACAGCACGGCCGCTCCCGAAGCGATCATCAATCGTTTGCATATTAGGGTTTACACCGAGTCCCTGATCACCAAGGAATTTAGTCCGGCCTTCAATCCAGTAAAGTACGACCCAATAGTGATAGATCTGAAGTATAAAAAGAAGTTTTTGGATGTGTATGGGACTGAGGAATCTGTTAATGGCGAACAGGCGGATCCACGGCTTCTCGACTTCTTCAGACAGGTGAGGAAGCAGCTGGAAGAGGCCAAGTTCAACGAGGGTATTATAGACGCGCCAAGGCCTGCAGAACTACGTTCTGAGCATGAGATAAACTTCTTAAGTATGGACTCGTTGATATGGCGTAATGCAATTGACCTCTGTACAAATAATACCGAAGAATTAAAGCTGGACTTGACCATGAACAAGATGGTGATCACTGCATTTACTAAGGGCGTTCAGAATATGAAAAGTAGTGACGTGCTGAAGCAGGCTATAAGCATAAGTAACTCAGTCAGTACTGAAGATGTGGAACACTACTGTCTGTTTACAACCTCTGGAAACCCGGGGATGAGCAAGAAGGACGCAGACTCCAAACAGGCTGTTTTCAAACTGCGTGACTTCCGGAACTTCTTCAGTGCCAACCAGGCTTGGAAGGAAAATGCAACCGTCAACTGTTGGTTTTGCTCACCTGGTGATCCGATCCTTTTTGAAATTGACAGGGGACATGTCAAGTTGTCACTGGTGCAAATTACCGACACAGCAGGGAAGGCAGTAGGAGCAGCGCCTGATCTGGCGATCCATCCAGTACTCGTGTCACCTAGGAAACCTGTCAGCCCGCTCAGAGCTGCATGTACTAATACTAACGCGGCTTCCAACGCCCTGCATGGAGTACAACTTGACGCTGCCAATATGGACGCTATCAAGACGCTATTCGTGCAGGATGTTGAGATTGGTGTTAGTGCAGCTGCTATGGCACATTCGCCCGCTAACCGGTGTACGGATGAGAATCTGCGATCGATGTGCAGCATATCCCAGCAAGGACAGCATTCATGCGACGGGTCCCCCGCCACCAACCTGCGGCGCGTATCCAGGGCAGGCACTACTATCGCATGGGGGGCAGGGAAAGACCACGTCATGTGCCCAGATAGCGACTACGGGGTAGCACAGGACGTAAATCAGCTGAAACGGCGCAAAGTCGGCGAGCTTGCGCACGCCAGCCAAAGCCCAGAGAGCCAAGACTACGGCCTTGGCCCCACGCAGCAGTATCAGCCCAAAGGCATCTTCGACTAG
- the MPC1 gene encoding pyruvate transporter MPC1 (Syntenic homolog of Saccharomyces cerevisiae YGL080W (FMP37)), which yields MSQPVQRAAAQSLISKYVNKETLKYMLTTHFWGPVSNFGIPIAAIYDLKKDPELISGPMTLALVVYSGIFMRYSMAVTPKNYLLFGCHFINESAQLGQAFRWLKFNYFGEKPAVKGTEKTA from the coding sequence ATGTCACAGCCAGTGCAGAGAGCCGCCGCTCAATCCTTGATATCCAAATATGTCAATAAGGAAACGCTAAAATACATGCTTACAACGCACTTCTGGGGCCCCGTATCGAACTTTGGTATTCCGATTGCTGCGATTTATGACTTGAAGAAGGACCCTGAGTTGATTTCCGGCCCCATGACGTTGGCGCTCGTGGTATACTCAGGTATTTTCATGCGTTACTCGATGGCCGTCACTCCCAAGAACTACCTCTTGTTTGGGTGCCACTTTATAAACGAGTCCGCGCAACTCGGACAGGCGTTCCGCTGGCTCAAGTTCAATTACTTCGGCGAGAAGCCTGCTGTCAAGGGCACCGAGAAGACCGCATAA
- the RSA1 gene encoding Rsa1p (Syntenic homolog of Saccharomyces cerevisiae YPL193W (RSA1)), giving the protein MQNTSGNLPKPTFSGTLDGPSTQRTRPWEQGSEQPYATQSYAAPFPQQAPGYSNASLPLYGGASAAYAGQWQQPVLYTAQPYYQPPPPAGAPHLLPLEPYQTSVVGGRKPDARRGGARQAAGRVRKAPRAAYSGEKRKASHGGAQGTTVTQAEGSGDEGDEQAETGSEAGPTVDGAIAGTSIVLSTTEDIEKWRSERRKMWLLKISNQKEKHMEELGVSEQELRCSPLVQGRKDKKFISGIQSHVMRFTSKQNLSVGLVQRTMAAENAKILGFIKELGDANLLEHVLTEKEKEALFGKAMRAAENRKQFAGRSFTSQNDGRGRPPTRQPAGGPTN; this is encoded by the coding sequence ATGCAGAACACGTCTGGAAACCTACCGAAACCGACATTCTCAGGGACATTAGACGGGCCCTCCACACAGAGAACTAGGCCCTGGGAACAGGGGTCGGAGCAACCATACGCCACGCAGTCATATGCAGCCCCGTTCCCGCAGCAGGCGCCCGGGTATTCGAATGCCTCGCTTCCGCTCTACGGGGGTGCATCGGCCGCATATGCGGGACAATGGCAGCAACCAGTACTTTATACGGCACAGCCATACTATCAGCCTCCGCCCCCGGCCGGGGCTCCGCATCTGCTCCCACTGGAACCCTACCAAACGTCAGTAGTTGGAGGCAGGAAGCCCGATGCAAGGCGTGGGGGCGCCAGACAAGCGGCGGGCAGGGTGCGGAAGGCTCCGCGGGCTGCGTACAGTGGTGAGAAACGGAAGGCAAGCCACGGGGGCGCTCAGGGCACCACTGTGACACAGGCGGAGGGTTCTGGGGACGAGGGAGATGAGCAGGCGGAAACTGGCAGCGAAGCTGGCCCAACTGTCGACGGCGCAATTGCAGGGACATCTATTGTGCTGAGTACCACCGAGGATATCGAGAAATGGCGCAGCGAAAGACGCAAGATGTGGCTCCTCAAGATCTCTAATCAGAAGGAGAAGCACATGGAAGAATTGGGCGTAAGTGAGCAGGAGCTTAGGTGCAGTCCCCTTGTGCAGGGCAGAAAGGACAAGAAGTTCATCTCTGGGATCCAGTCACACGTGATGCGTTTTACTTCGAAACAGAACCTTAGCGTGGGCCTCGTGCAGCGAACAATGGCAGCAGAGAATGCCAAGATCCTAGGTTTTATCAAGGAGCTTGGGGACGCGAATTTACTGGAGCATGTTCTCACCGAGAAAGAAAAGGAGGCACTCTTCGGCAAGGCGATGCGCGCCGCCGAGAACCGGAAGCAGTTCGCTGGTAGATCATTTACTTCCCAGAATGACGGCAGAGGCAGGCCCCCCACTAGACAACCTGCTGGTGGGCCCACTAACTGA
- a CDS encoding AFL072C-Ap (Syntenic homolog of Saccharomyces cerevisiae YPL192C (PRM3)), producing MVDEPDTPPPQGVDALADPEVTLVHSRPQLQESKETRLDLLAEQNWETLEKITYVAPEKRPRVKGRIKKPSRRKKSKRRKSRHHQEQQQPASQDGLFHGLLLGSFIGAALAEFVLAKFK from the coding sequence ATGGTAGATGAGCCGGACACACCGCCTCCGCAGGGAGTAGACGCGCTGGCAGACCCCGAAGTGACACTTGTCCACAGCCGCCCGCAGTTGCAAGAGTCAAAGGAGACCAGATTGGACCTGCTGGCAGAACAAAACTGGGAAACACTTGAGAAGATCACCTATGTTGCCCCGGAAAAGCGCCCGAGAGTGAAAGGCAGGATCAAAAAGCCGAGCAGACGGAAAAAGTCGAAACGGCGGAAGAGCAGACATCACCAAGAGCAACAACAGCCTGCTAGCCAGGACGGTCTTTTCCATGGGTTGCTGCTCGGGTCATTTATAGGTGCTGCTTTAGCGGAGTTTGTACTTGCGAAGTTTAAGTAG
- a CDS encoding uncharacterized protein (Syntenic homolog of Saccharomyces cerevisiae YGL081W): protein MEHFGSHEQRRLIFNINEGLAEVIGRASERDAERVARADNLFFAERSLSKQHAMLYVKRFTGPGGAQDGDEENIRIWVEDLGSTHGLVDLQSTARGVSQLIDLKNGERFGVVYMDKPITSTQSRGARLKFQVNVMQKQGPLWELLVRDVTFGDSPCITKGSPLDGTDGSLTPYHTEPSSDWSYSEMWCGEDMCRIPSDVECSHHAHQKERNMLQSNYVDLLQHQEELGVPSSAAESDFGSLDEPVKLLDEYEKGRPLLPEELHAGQQLGPSVGARAPRGEKHQRARTIWSARSILFGTLFGFVIGFIFGAANLD, encoded by the coding sequence ATGGAGCATTTTGGTAGCCACGAGCAAAGGAGACTAATATTTAACATCAACGAAGGCCTCGCGGAGGTGATCGGAAGGGCTAGTGAGCGCGATGCGGAGCGGGTGGCGCGGGCAGACAACCTGTTCTTCGCCGAGCGCAGCCTGAGCAAGCAGCACGCCATGCTGTACGTCAAGCGGTTTACAGGGCCGGGGGGAGCCCAGGACGGGGACGAAGAGAACATCCGCATCTGGGTGGAGGACCTCGGCAGCACGCACGGACTGGTGGACCTGCAGAGCACGGCTCGCGGGGTGTCGCAGCTGATCGACCTGAAGAACGGTGAGCGGTTCGGGGTCGTGTACATGGACAAGCCGATCACCAGCACACAGAGCCGCGGAGCGCGCTTGAAGTTCCAGGTGAACGTGATGCAGAAGCAGGGGCCGCTGTGGGAGCTGCTTGTGCGGGACGTGACGTTCGGGGACTCGCCTTGTATCACCAAGGGCTCGCCCCTGGACGGCACGGACGGGTCGCTGACGCCGTACCACACAGAGCCCTCGTCCGACTGGAGCTACAGCGAGATGTGGTGCGGGGAAGACATGTGCCGCATTCCTAGCGATGTGGAGTGCTCGCACCATGCGCACCAAAAGGAACGGAATATGCTACAGTCGAACTATGTGgatctgctgcagcaccaGGAGGAGCTCGGTGTCCCCTCCAGCGCAGCAGAAAGCGACTTTGGAAGTCTGGACGAGCCTGTGAAGCTGTTGGATGAGTACGAAAAGGGAAGGCCCTTGCTGCCAGAAGAGTTGCACGCCGGCCAGCAGCTGGGGCCAAGTGTcggggcgcgggcgcccAGGGGCGAGAAGCACCAGCGGGCACGTACCATCTGGAGTGCTCGATCGATTTTATTTGGAACGCTATTTGGTTTTGTCATCGGATTCATCTTTGGGGCTGCCAACCTCGATTGA
- a CDS encoding MINDY family deubiquitinase (Syntenic homolog of Saccharomyces cerevisiae YGL082W and YPL191C): MSLTFATKGITVNGRPSRILLQNENGPCALIALSNVLLLSPNYAETTSQLRNLAQAPTVTLRDLVAVLADIAMQLGGDSHRDMDRMLELLPKLQTGLLIDPAFNGTFREGDEMALFRMFQVGLVHTWLMDVSQAPQDYSRLSQCSYEEAQRLLVEAYDIQQGSVASEKADQLLQDAHILRSFLSRSATQMTSYGLQHLKRVLPEGAYAVLFRNDHFATICKQEGELFILVTDLGYQYRHDIVWQSLSYPDGSEDTFYTGDFVPTRLEDDSSLFPDTAAGEDPFADKNATFSAPSLPPDSAFLTDEELARHLQQEEDGLYVRSLQRQQERSHRRPAPDPPARNASRASRTKTKSKNTKRKICIIM, from the coding sequence ATGAGCTTGACATTTGCCACAAAGGGGATCACAGTCAATGGCCGACCCTCGCGAATCCTGCTGCAGAATGAGAATGGGCCGTGCGCCCTCATAGCTTTATCCAATGTGCTCCTCCTCTCTCCGAACTATGCAGAGACTACATCGCAGCTGCGCAATCTGGCGCAGGCGCCAACTGTGACGCTGCGGGACCTGGTCGCGGTGCTGGCAGACATCGCGATGCAGCTGGGCGGCGACTCGCACCGCGACATGGACCGGATGCTAGAGCTGTTGCCCAAGCTACAGACAGGGCTGCTTATCGACCCGGCGTTCAATGGCACTTTCCGAGAAGGCGACGAGATGGCACTCTTTCGCATGTTCCAGGTGGGCCTGGTGCACACGTGGCTCATGGACGTGTCGCAGGCGCCACAGGACTACAGCCGGCTGTCGCAGTGCTCGTACGAGGAGGCCCAGCGGCTACTCGTTGAGGCCTACGATATCCAGCAGGGGTCCGTGGCCTCGGAGAAGGCCgaccagctgctgcaggacgCCCACATCCTGCGCTCGTTCCTCTCGCGCAGTGCGACTCAGATGACTTCCTACGGCCTGCAGCACCTCAAGCGCGTGCTGCCCGAGGGCGCCTACGCGGTGCTATTTCGCAACGACCATTTCGCGACCATCTGCAAGCAGGAGGGCGAGCTTTTCATCCTCGTCACCGACCTGGGTTACCAGTACCGCCATGACATCGTCTGGCAGTCGCTTTCCTACCCCGACGGCTCCGAAGACACCTTCTACACCGGCGATTTTGTGCCCACCCGGCTGGAGGACGACTCCTCCCTCTTCCCCGACACGGCTGCAGGCGAGGACCCGTTCGCCGACAAGAATGCCACCTTCAGTGCCCCATCGCTTCCGCCAGACTCGGCATTTTTGACCGACGAGGAGCTCGCTCGACACCTGCAacaggaggaggacggcCTCTACGTCCGCTcgctccagcgccagcaggaAAGATCCCATCGCCGCCCTGCGCCGGACCCTCCTGCGCGCAACGCATCTCGCGCGAGTCGCACCAAAACTAAGTCCAAGAACACAAAGCGCAAGATATGTATAATTATGTAG